The following are from one region of the Girardinichthys multiradiatus isolate DD_20200921_A chromosome 9, DD_fGirMul_XY1, whole genome shotgun sequence genome:
- the LOC124873299 gene encoding interferon-induced protein 44-like, translated as MSTLNSLLSRNQQRTISSQLGTVKLKLLYKATVHGFTGAAFHQRCDNQSPTVSVGYNTSGYVFGGYTRQPFSQSGQYVNDDQAFLFRLTGGKLQKYPVTNPPYALLMDGSTGPYFGNALIFVNGNSPVICSNPGNYYNFNAAEMHGNDLNLTECEVYQVEETTELEKPWRTVIWESGKRNELMESIKTYKPTVSSVSQARVLLIGQVGAGKSSFFNSINSVFRGHVTSQAISGSSSTSLTTQFRTYSLKAGREGKPLPIILCDTMGLEDSKEAGIDVDDISSILKGHMPDCYQFNPAAPLHAESHGYNKSPDLKDKIHCVAYVIDACKVSIMPAKLEEKLEAIRRKVNLLGIPQLVLLTKVD; from the exons ATGTCCACTCTGAACTCACTGCTCTCCAGGAACCAGCAGAGAACGATCAGCTCTCAGCTGGGAACTGTCAAACTGAAGCTACTCTACAAAGCCACCGTCCACGGCTTTACTGGTGCTGCCTTCCACCAGCGATGTGACAACCAGTCACCCACTGTGTCTGTGGGCTACAATACCTCTGGTTATGTGTTTGGAGGCTACACCAGGCAACCTTTTAGTCAGTCTGGACAGTATGTGAATGATGACCAGGCTTTTCTTTTTAGGCTTACTGGTggaaaactacaaaaatatCCAGTTACTAATCCTCCATATGCACTCCTAATGGATGGCAGCACTGGTCCTTATTTTGGAAATGCACTGATTTTTGTCAATGGAAATAGCCCAGTAATTTGCAGCAATCCAGGAAACTATTATAACTTCAATGCTGCAGAAATGCACGGAAATGACCTGAACCTGACTGAATGTGAAGTTTACCAAGTGGAAG AAACTACTGAACTTGAGAAGCCATGGAGGACAGTCATCTGGGAATCCGG GAAGAGAAATGAGCTGATGGAGAGCATCAAAACCTACAAGCCCACAGTCAGTTCTGTGTCCCAAGCTCGGGTTTTACTCATTGGACAAGTTGGAGCTGGAAAGTCCAGCTTCTTCAACTCCATCAACTCTGTATTCAGAGGCCATGTCACCAGCCAGGCCATCTCTGGTTCTTCTTCCACCAGCCTCACCACTCAG TTTCGAACCTACTCTCTGAAAGCTGGACGAGAAGGCAAACCTCTGCCAATCATCCTGTGTGACACCATGGGACTGGAGGACAGCAAAGAGGCGGGGATTGATGTTGATGACATCAGCAGCATCCTTAAAGGTCATATGCCGGATTGCTACCAG TTCAACCCCGCTGCTCCTCTGCATGCTGAATCTCACGGCTATAACAAGTCTCCAGATTTAAAAGACAAGATCCACTGTGTGGCCTATGTTATTGATGCCTGCAAGGTCTCCATTATGCCCGCAAAGCTGGAGGAGAAGTTGGAAGCCATCCGCAGAAAGGTTAACCTGTTGG GGATTCCTCAGCTGGTGCTGCTCACTAAAGTAGATTAA